The DNA region CAGCTCCTCATGAACAGGGCAGGCACTGGGCTGAGACCCAGGTCTCAAgtgcaggggatggggagggaggcagcCAGCCCCTCAACAATCTGTCAGAAGCGTGTGGGGAAGGGTGagcatcctcatcctctccaGGTGGAGCCccacacccagggcagccccagtgGCTCTGCTGTCAGAGGGACCAGGAGGAGATGGGTGGGGCTCTCGCCTGACTGCGGGAGGAGATTCCGACGCTCCCATCTCCAGGTGCCCCCGCTGCCAGGGGTGTCACCTCTTGCAGTCATCGGTGTCGGTGTCTGGCAGCCCGgaggcaggctggcagctgggctggactGCTTGCaccctctcctccaggctgccgCCCGGGAACACCACGTAGCGGGCGCTGACACGCTGGGCCCGTGGCTCCCGCAGGTTCTCCTTGCTGTGCCAGATGCCGTAGCCAAAGTAGACGAGCAAGCCTGCAGCGGGCACAGGGACGGCaggggctccagcacagcctggctgctggcaccaTCATGGCCGGCACCACAGCAGAATGTGGCACGGATGTGGCCAGTAACCCAGAAGAGCAAGAAGCTAAAGCACCACGGGGGCTTAACTGAGCTGCATGCAGGAGGAAAAGTGTCCTGCCCAAGGTTATAAGCATGTTAAGAGCAAGGGGAGCACCCTCAGTCCCTGGGAAAGGCAAGGACTTCCtgagccccagggagctgcctcAGGAGCAAGGGGGTGGCTCTGGCCCAAGGCTTTAAGGAGGATCTGAACTTTTAACAGGAACAAGCTGTAACAATCTGGGAAACAGTGAGGCTCAGGAGATGATGGGAGACCTCGTCTTGTGTCTCCAAAGGGGAACCGGAGGCAGAAAGGGGCGGGATATGCCTTACAGACCCATAAATGGGGGAGAGGAACTGCCAAAGGAGCTGGAGAGTGCCAAGACAAACCCTGTTCCCCCTCCTTGGAGCAGCCGTAGGAGCACTCACCCAAGAGCAGCCAGACGGCGAAGCGGAGCCACGTCATGTAACTGAGCTTCAGCATCAAGTATATGTTGAGGATGATGCTCAGCGCTGGGGAGAGGGGTACCAGGGGGatctgcaggagaaaaggagtTGGCAGGGGTAACACCTGCAGGACCACATTCTCAATCTTTAAAATTACAGggacaaaacacagcactggcaAATGTGTGGGACAAACGGACTGTCACCTTGGGATTTCTAGAAGTGGCGCTTTTGTTAAGGAAAAGGAACAatggagccaggagctgggagccaggctggcaagGTGGGCACAGGCATCATCATGAGGACCAAACAAGCTCCTGGAGTGATCCTGAGGCAACACGGTCCTTGCTagaggagccagggcaggggcatgGCAGGGAAGTGGTATCACCACTCGTGTTATGAAGCTGCATTGACATCAGGGCTCAGGTGGGCTGAAaacaggagctggggagcacaAGAGGCATAGAAGTGGTTTGGAGGCTGAAAATAGGCTCCATCACATAGCTGAAGGGCAGCCAAAGTAAGGAGCTGAGGtaggagaggagcagaggaattGTGAGGATGCAGAGAAGGGAGCCCAAGGTGGACAGGAGCAATCCCTGGGATCCAGCCCATGGGATAGACACAGAACTGCTGGGGATGTCCTCTCCTGGGGACCAGTGGCCACACAGAGTAACAGCAGAGGCACCAACACTCCCCACACACAGTGTCCACAAACaccctcttcctctcctctctcctcctccttcagcaGTTGTGGTGCTTTCAACAAAGTGCTGTGCCTGGGACCCCTGCAGGTccatcagagctgctcccacctcccCTCACCCCTGCAGAGGGATTTCCTGCATGGGCCCTGGGCATACCTGGAAAgtctgggtgctgtgctgctgctcgtGTACCCAgatgaggaggaggctgagcaggaagCCCAGACTGAAGAGGACCAGCAGCAGGGAGTAGCTCCAGGTGGGCAGGTGGAGGTGGGTGTTGCCAAACACTAAGATGGAGCAGAGGCAGATGGCAGACACCATCAAGGTCACCACAGCCACCGTGACCACCTCACCTGGGTAGAAGTCGCTGAGGAACTCCAGGTAGGGCTCAAAAGCTGCCTTCAGCTGCCCCGGCTCCCGCTGCTCTTTACTCTTGCCCCTGTCCACCAGGTGCAGCTTGTCAGAGAAGGACTCGTACTCCTTCAGCTCGCCCCCGGACGGGCCCTCGTGGGGCTCAGCATTGGGCCGGCCACTGGCCCCCGGTGTGGGGACGtcccccttgtgctgctggaagcGCAGGACGATGATGCTGGCAGCCACGAAGGTGTAGGCCAGCAGAGTGCCGATAGACAGGAACTGCACCAGGGCCTCTAGGTCAAAGACAAGGGCCAGCAGGGCCATAAGCAGCCCAAAGACCACGATGCCGACCACGGGCACCTGTGTGCGGGGATGCACTCGGGAGAAGACCTGAAAGAAGAGCCCATCCTCAGCCATGGCGTAGACGATGCGCGGCAGGGAGAAGAGGTTGCTCAACAGAACTGTGTTCATTGCTGAGGGATGAGTAGAAGAAGGAAGACCCCATCAGACCCAAACCCAAACCGGAGGTTGTTCCCAGCCCCCAAGGCAGAAGGGTGGGCAGCTCCCTCCCACCACTGCCTGTACTCACCACAGATGGAGCCAGCAGCCACCAGAAACCCTGCCCAGGCGTAGCCCCTCCTGTAGAACGCATCAGCCAGGGCAGAGTCAGGGTCCAGCGTGTGCCAGGGCACCATCAGCGTCAGCACAACTGACACCAGGATATAGGCACCGGTGGCCAGCCCCAAGGAGAAAGCaatggccctggggacagccctctGCGGGTTCCTGGCCTCTTCACTGGAGGCTGCGATGACGTCAAAGCCCACAAAGGCATAGAAGcaggtggctgtgccagccatgATGCCCGACAGCCCATATGGGGCAAAGCCACCCTCCTGGGTGCTCCAGTTCTTGGGCTGTGCGAGGACAAAGCCCATAAtgaggatgaagaggatgaCGCCCATGCTGATGGCTGAGAAGACGTGGTTGAGCCAGGAGGACACTTTGGCCCCAAAGGAGATGAAGGCGGTAGCTACCAGCAGGATGGCAGCTGCCAAGAAGTCTGGATAGCGGGCCAGGAATGGCACCTGCCAGGTACCCACGTGGGTCTCAGTGAAGTTCTTGATCTTGTGGTTAAAGATGGAGTCCAGATAGCCACTCCAGGCCCTGGCCACTGCAGCCCCCCCGATCATGTACTCCAGCAGCACATTCCAGCCGATAAGGAAAGCCCAGATTTCACCCACGGACACGTAGGTGAACATGTAGGCAGAGCCTGTCTTGGGCACGCGGGCTCCAAACTCAGCgtagcagagagcagccaggagtgAGGCAAAGCCGGCGATGATGAAGGAGACGATGACGGCGGGGCCGGCGATCTCCTTGGCCACGGTGCCTGTGAGAACGTACAGCCCAGAGCCCACCATGCCCCCGATGCCCAGCAGCGTCAAGTCGATGGTGGAAAGGCATCTGTTAAAGGATGTCTCCATCATGTCATCCTCCAGGGTCTTCACCCGGTTGAGCTTCTGGCAGAAGCGGGTCAGGTCGGTGGAGCGGGGCAGCCATCTTGCCATCGTGGAGGCAGCGggccctgcc from Camarhynchus parvulus chromosome 15, STF_HiC, whole genome shotgun sequence includes:
- the SLC7A4 gene encoding cationic amino acid transporter 4 — its product is MARWLPRSTDLTRFCQKLNRVKTLEDDMMETSFNRCLSTIDLTLLGIGGMVGSGLYVLTGTVAKEIAGPAVIVSFIIAGFASLLAALCYAEFGARVPKTGSAYMFTYVSVGEIWAFLIGWNVLLEYMIGGAAVARAWSGYLDSIFNHKIKNFTETHVGTWQVPFLARYPDFLAAAILLVATAFISFGAKVSSWLNHVFSAISMGVILFILIMGFVLAQPKNWSTQEGGFAPYGLSGIMAGTATCFYAFVGFDVIAASSEEARNPQRAVPRAIAFSLGLATGAYILVSVVLTLMVPWHTLDPDSALADAFYRRGYAWAGFLVAAGSICAMNTVLLSNLFSLPRIVYAMAEDGLFFQVFSRVHPRTQVPVVGIVVFGLLMALLALVFDLEALVQFLSIGTLLAYTFVAASIIVLRFQQHKGDVPTPGASGRPNAEPHEGPSGGELKEYESFSDKLHLVDRGKSKEQREPGQLKAAFEPYLEFLSDFYPGEVVTVAVVTLMVSAICLCSILVFGNTHLHLPTWSYSLLLVLFSLGFLLSLLLIWVHEQQHSTQTFQIPLVPLSPALSIILNIYLMLKLSYMTWLRFAVWLLLGLLVYFGYGIWHSKENLREPRAQRVSARYVVFPGGSLEERVQAVQPSCQPASGLPDTDTDDCKR